A stretch of Fulvia fulva chromosome 4, complete sequence DNA encodes these proteins:
- a CDS encoding putative glutamate carboxypeptidase yields MASERTPLIEHVPVADREERYSNRKLRRACSIVLTAVPALIILLLVVGLIYGGTKGIFGGNKKKSEPDSIASSSVELPHSAWPESEGIRYSDLKQTLLDTPDAKKAREWSQYYTAGPHLAGKNLSQAEWTRDRWEEFGVHHAEVVAYDVYINYPVDAGLSMLHNGKVAYKASLEEDILPEDPTTSLEDRIPVFHGYSASGNATGQFVFGNYGTFQDYQDLIDAGVDLEGKIVIVKYGGIFRGLKVKRASELGAIGVVMYSDPGDDGEVTEKNGLETYPDGPARNPSSVQRGSCQYLSFAPGDPTTTGYASKPGVPRQSPDGKIPDIPSIPISYLEAFPILKALNGHGPNVTSFPDSWQHNLGLDYKGVKYNIGPSPENVTLNLFNQQEYTTTPLWDVIGYINGTISDEVVVIGNHRDAWIAGGAGDPNSGSAALNEVIRSFGKALKSGWKPHRSIVFASWDGEEYGLIGSTEWVEDYLPWLSGSTIAYINVDVGARGQHFTASAAPLLNKAIYEVTSEVPSPNQTVPGQTVRDTWSGHISTMGSGSDFTAFQDFAGISSIDIGFGAGPNDPVYHYHSNYDSFYWMDKFGDPGFEYHITIAKILALLAAKLVEEPIVQFNATDYGVGLEKYIDSVKSFAAEQAEISAEVFTDPFKQIDKAISYFQEASVNFDAKAENLEARLQDASTSSKHKSKLYEAIRATNTKYKFLERSFLHGAGLDSRSWFKHVVFAPGRWTGYAGATFPGLVEALEDHDGEGLKKWAGIIEGRIYAAGDLLKED; encoded by the exons ATGGCGAGCGAGCGAACGCCGTTGATTGAGCACGTGCCTGTCGCGGACCGGGAGGAACGTTACTCCAACAGAAAG CTTCGCAGAGCATGTTCGATCGTACTCACAGCCGTGCCAGCGCTCATCATCCTCCTCCTTGTAGTCGGACTGATCTACGGCGGAACGAAGGGTATCTTTGGCGGTAACAAGAAGAAGTCTGAGCCAGATAGCATAGCATCCTCCAGCGTCGAGCTACCACACTCAGCATGGCCTGAATCCGAAGGCATCCGCTATAGCGATCTGAAACAGACGCTGCTCGACACACCCGAtgcgaagaaagcaagagaaTGGAGCCAATACTATACAGCAGGGCCACATCTTGCGGGCAAGAACTTGAGTCAAGCGGAGTGGACAAGAGACAGATGGGAAGAGTTCGGAGTACACCATGCAGAGGTTGTGGCCTACGATGTCTACATCAACTACCCGGTGGACGCTGGACTGTCGATGCTGCATAATGGCAAGGTGGCATACAAGGCGAGCTTGGAGGAGGACATTCTGCCAGAAGATCCTACGACGAGTCTTGAGGATCGCATTCCTGTCTTCCATGGCTACTCTGCGAGTGGTAATGCGACTGGCCAGTTCGTTTTTGGCAACTATGGTACTTTCCAGGATTACCAAGACTTGATCGATGCGGGCGTTGACCTTGAGGGCAAGATTGTCATTGTCAAGTACGGCGGTATCTTCCGCGGTCTGAAGGTTAAGCGTGCGTCTGAACTTGGTGCGATCGGTGTCGTAATGTACAGCGACCCTGGAGACGATGGCGAGGTCACGGAGAAGAACGGCCTCGAGACATACCCAGATGGACCAGCCAGGAATCCAAGCAGTGTCCAGCGTGGCAGCTGTCAGTACCTTT CGTTCGCTCCTGGTGACCCAACCACGACTGGCTATGCGTCCAAGCCAGGGGTTCCTCGCCAGTCTCCAGATGGCAAGATTCCAGATATCCCTTCGATACCGATCTCATATCTCGAGGCATTTCCTATCCTCAAGGCACTCAACGGCCATGGCCCCAATGTCACCTCTTTCCCCGACTCATGGCAGCACAACCTTGGCCTTGACTACAAAGGCGTCAAGTACAACATCGGACCCAGCCCAGAGAATGTCACATTGAACCTCTTCAACCAGCAAGAGTATACTACGACACCACTGTGGGATGTCATTGGCTACATTAACGGCACAATATCTGACGAGGTGGTCGTTATTGGCAACCATCGTGATGCTTGGATTGCAGGTGGTGCTGGCGACCCGAACTCTGGCTCAGCTGCTTTGAACGAAGTTATTCGCTCCTTCGGCAAGGCTCTCAAATCCGGCTGGAAGCCTCACCGATCAATCGTCTTTGCCAGCTGGGATGGTGAAGAATATGGCCTCATCGGCAGCACCGAGTGGGTCGAAGACTACCTGCCTTGGCTATCTGGCTCAACGATCGCATACATCAATGTCGACGTAGGCGCTCGAGGCCAGCACTTTACTGCATCTGCAGCACCACTACTCAATAAGGCCATCTATGAAGTCACCAGTGAGGTGCCCTCGCCGAATCAAACAGTGCCAGGTCAGACAGTTCGCGACACCTGGAGTGGCCACATCAGCACCATGGGTTCTGGTAGCGACTTCACTGCATTCCAGGACTTCGCTGGCATTTCCTCGATCGATATCGGCTTCGGCGCAGGACCTAATGATCCGGTTTACCACTACCACAGTAACTACGATTCATTCTACTGGATGGACAAGTTCGGCGATCCAGGCTTCGAGTATCACATCACCATCGCCAAGATTCTTGCGTTACTCGCAGCAAAGTTAGTCGAGGAGCCAATCGTGCAGTTCAATGCGACAGATTACGGAGTCGGCCTTGAGAAGTACATCGATAGTGTGAAGTCGTTCGCGGCAGAACAGGCCGAGATCTCGGCTGAGGTCTTCACCGACCCATTCAAGCAGATTGATAAGGCGATTTCATATTTCCAGGAAGCGTCCGTCAACTTCGACGCTAAGGCCGAGAATCTTGAAGCACGTTTACAAGATGCCTCAACATCCTCCAAGCACAAGTCGAAGCTCTACGAGGCTATCCGCGCCACGAACACGAAGTACAAGTTCCTCGAGAGATCATTCTTGCACGGTGCTGGTCTGGACAGCAGAAGCTGGTTCAAGCATGTTGTTTTTGCGCCTGGCAGATGGACCGGGTATGCCGGTGCTACCTTCCCAGGGTTGGTCGAAGCATTGGAGGATCACGACGGCGAGGGTCTAAAGAAGTGGGCCGGAATCATTGAGGGCAGGATCTATGCTGCTGGAGATCTGTTGAAGGAGGACTAG
- a CDS encoding Histidinol-phosphate aminotransferase — MPFDINKCARPNILALEPYRCARDDYKDDGTNILLDANENAYGPGLALSEDGKLANGHASNIEIDLLGLNRYPDPHQHELKKMLCNLRNTHAHTKKDMTPENLFVGVGSDEAIDALLRAFCAPGKDKILTCPPTYGMYSVSAHVNDVGIVKVPLDVDNGFRAQPDKINEALAADPSIKMVYLCSPGNPTGSLVRKEDVQAVLEHPTWNGLVVLDEAYIDFAPEGSSLAEWVAEWPNLVVMQTLSKAFGLAGIRLGAAFTSPEVARLLNSLKAPYNISNPTSQLAIQALQQQNLQVMHKNREQIIQQRERLLQEMPKITGVGKFLGGTASNFLLLEMVDTQGKPSNEVALQVYERLAEKRGVVVRFRGKEPGCLGCLRATVGTEAEVTRFLKELKSVLEDVHAGRVSAASKVREEQKENDANGIIA, encoded by the exons ATGCCTTTCGACATCAACAAATGTGCACGACCCAACATCCTCGCTCTTGAGCCATACCGATGTGCAAGAGA CGACTACAAGGACGATGGCACCAACATTCTGCTTGACGCCAACGAGAATGCATACGGTCCAGGACTTGCATTGAGCGAAGATGGCAAACTTGCCAATGGCCATGCATCAAACATCGAGATCGATCTTCTGGGTCTCAATCGTTATCCTGATCC CCACCAGCACGAACTGAAGAAGATGCTATGCAACCTACGAAATACCCACGCTCACACCAAGAAGGATATGACTCCCGAAAACCTGTTCGTTGGCGTCGGCAGCGACGAAGCCATTGACGCTCTTCTGCGAGCTTTCTGCGCTCCTGGCAAAGACAAGATCCTGACATGCCCCCCAACATATGGGATGTACTCGGTCTCAGCCCACGTAAACGACGTCGGCATCGTCAAGGTTCCGCTGGATGTCGACAATGGCTTCCGAGCACAGCCCGACAAGATCAATGAAGCCCTCGCAGCAGACCCATCGATCAAGATGGTCTATCTTTGCAGTCCGGGCAATCCCACTGGTAGTCTGGTCAGGAAAGAAGACGTCCAAGCAGTCCTAGAGCACCCAACCTGGAACGGCCTCGTAGTGCTGGACGAAGCCTACATCGATTTCGCTCCCGAAGGCTCGTCACTAGCAGAATGGGTAGCGGAATGGCCAAATCTGGTCGTGATGCAAACACTCTCGAAAGCCTTCGGCCTTGCTGGCATCCGTCTTGGTGCAGCTTTCACAAGTCCCGAGGTGGCAAGGTTGCTGAACAGCTTGAAAGCCCCCTACAACATCTCGAATCCCACCTCCCAGCTTGCAATCCAAGCCTTGCAGCAACAGAACCTGCAAGTAATGCACAAGAACCGCGAGCAAATCATCCAGCAACGCGAACGACTGCTACAGGAAATGCCGAAGATCACCGGCGTGGGCAAGTTTCTCGGTGGCACGGCTAGCAACTTCTTGCTGCTGGAGATGGTTGACACGCAAGGAAAGCCGAGCAATGAGGTCGCACTGCAGGTCTACGAGAGGTTGGCAGAGAAGCGAGGGGTGGTGGTGCGATTTAGGGGTAAGGAGCCTGGCTGTCTGGGTTGTCTGCGAGCTACGGTCGGAACAGAGGCAGAAGTGACGCGCTTCTTGAAGGAGCTCAAGAGTGTTCTTGAAGATGTCCACGCTGGCCGGGTGAGCGCAGCCTCCAAGGTTCGTGAGGAGCAGAAGGAGAATGATGCCAATGGCATAATCGCATAG
- a CDS encoding CTP-dependent diacylglycerol kinase 1, which yields MSQYQQVPNTPRVISPSPTPSEQSGKDGYFAPTTRSKAQRKSSVDPIQEHVGDHEEDPDLARARSRSRSPHLGRRTTRDLRMTMNGDVSSSAKTNTTKTDNAAKPMRRKTDELKVTNGAPKGGDANGFLSPADAYPKGFGSAYWRNLSRSPSPLGLIPIHREWRAFVHKHEVPRKVLHVSIGFVTLWLYSAGAQKDQIHPMLLGILIPILSADLIRFRWPEFNRFYIRVLGPFMRESEAHDQFNGVISYVAGLWAAMYFCKKDVAVVSVLLLSWCDTAASTFGRLWGKYTPRIRRGKSLAGSLAAFTFGVGSAVLFWGLVAPNTPKAVNTGINSFAFDGTLTLPLYLRDSFGLSEEQASISGSTALGVVSLASGFVASASEAIDLWGLDDNLTIPILCGIGLGAFLWAFGGS from the coding sequence ATGTCACAATACCAGCAAGTTCCGAACACTCCTCGCGTCATTTCACCCTCACCTACGCCATCCGAGCAGAGCGGGAAAGATGGCTATTTCGCACCTACCACTCGATCAAAGGCACAACGGAAGAGCTCGGTAGATCCGATACAGGAGCATGTAGGCGATCACGAAGAAGATCCAGATCTGGCACGAGCAAGAAGCAGGAGTCGAAGTCCACATCTCGGACGACGGACAACACGAGATCTGAGGATGACGATGAATGGAGACGTCTCGTCGAGTGCGAAGACAAATACCACAAAGACCGATAACGCCGCGAAGCCAATGAGGAGGAAGACGGACGAGCTGAAAGTCACGAACGGTGCACCGAAGGGCGGCGACGCGAACGGCTTCTTGTCGCCTGCAGATGCATATCCCAAAGGCTTCGGCTCAGCGTATTGGCGCAATCTCAGCCGCAGTCCTAGTCCGCTAGGCTTGATTCCTATACACCGAGAATGGCGCGCATTCGTACACAAGCACGAAGTACCGCGAAAAGTACTGCATGTCAGCATCGGCTTTGTGACTTTATGGCTGTACTCTGCAGGAGCGCAGAAAGATCAGATACATCCTATGCTACTGGGAATCCTGATACCCATCTTATCAGCCGACCTGATACGGTTCCGCTGGCCAGAGTTCAACCGGTTCTACATACGAGTACTTGGGCCCTTCATGCGAGAGAGCGAAGCGCACGATCAGTTCAACGGGGTTATCAGCTACGTGGCCGGACTGTGGGCAGCTATGTACTTTTGCAAGAAGGACGTGGCCGTGGTGAGCGTATTGCTTCTGTCGTGGTGCGACACAGCCGCAAGCACGTTTGGAAGACTATGGGGGAAATACACACCACGGATCAGGAGAGGAAAGAGCTTGGCTGGGTCGCTGGCGGCGTTCACATTCGGCGTTGGGAGTGCTGTGTTGTTCTGGGGCTTGGTCGCGCCGAACACACCAAAAGCGGTGAACACCGGAATCAACAGCTTTGCGTTTGATGGGACGCTGACGCTGCCTTTGTACCTACGAGACTCTTTTGGCTTGTCGGAGGAACAAGCAAGCATAAGCGGAAGTACTGCGCTGGGCGTGGTGTCTTTGGCATCTGGATTTGTGGCAAGCGCCAGTGAAGCGATTGATCTTTGGGGACTGGATGACAACTTGACGATACCTATCTTATGTGGAATTGGCCTGGGAGCTTTCTTATGGGCCTTTGGTGGCAGTTGA